Proteins from a genomic interval of Lycium ferocissimum isolate CSIRO_LF1 chromosome 2, AGI_CSIRO_Lferr_CH_V1, whole genome shotgun sequence:
- the LOC132047514 gene encoding uncharacterized protein LOC132047514, which translates to MKKACTTKNRISHPKIIVNHNRHYIHCNKLCSSHLSFSLQTYISKINPPLEMSTPTKEASTVEDEVSADEKEDWIPKATEMVDWLYDFCYQHYPTHPPERISDIEHQISSCIKVLDLIPQEKRQSEHERSTFAYLKGRLYNAVPDVYKEEAERHLEVATNLNPLFLDAWNHLGMCVAKKGDYRRAKNCFEFVLKMDPTSMVLRQLAELELLFSPGAMPST; encoded by the exons ATGAAGAAAGCGTGTACTACAAAAAACAGAATTTCCCACCCAAAAATTATTGTAAACCATAACCGCCATTACATTCATTGTAACAAACTTTGCAGTTCGCATTTAAGCTTCAGCCTTCAAACTTACATCTCCAAAATCAATCCGCCATTAGAGATGAGTACTCCAACTAAAGAAGCTTCTACAGTGGAAGATGAAGTTTCCGCTGATGAGAAAGAAGATTGGATTCCAAAAGCCACTGAAATGGTGGATTGGCTTTACGATTTTTGCTACCAGCATTACCCGACACATCCACCAGAGAGAATCTCTGATATCGAACATCAAATCAGTTCGTGCATCAAAGTTCTCGATTTAATTCCTCaag AAAAGAGGCAATCGGAACATGAACGTTCAACATTCGCGTATCTAAAAGGAAGGTTGTATAATGCAGTTCCTGATGTTTATAAGGAAGAAGCAGAGCGTCATCTAGAAGTAGCT ACTAATTTGAATCCGCTTTTTCTGGATGCTTGGAATCACCTCGGCATGTGCGTTGCTAAGAAAGGAGATTATCGTAGAGCTAAAAACTGCTTCGAGTTTGTTCTTAAAATG GATCCAACTAGCATGGTTTTACGTCAACTTGCAGAGCTTGAACTGTTGTTTTCACCAG GTGCAATGCCATCAACATga